The segment GCAGGCGGTCGTGCGCATCGTGCACGGCGCCGCCGATGCTCCCACCGTGGCGATCGACGTCGGCAACGACGGCACCCCCGAGATCACCGGTTTCGCGCGCTTCGCCGAGACTGGTCCGGCGGGTGTCGCGCTGCCGGCGGGTTCGCCGCTCGCGGTCGGCATCTGGGCGGGATCCCCCCTGGCCCGCGTGACCGCCTTCACGACCCCGGCGCTGCCCGAGGCCGAGATCTTCCTGATCGCCACCGGCCTGCTCGGCTCGTCTGCGAGCGCGCAGGACGGTTTCGGCCTGCTGGCCGTCGGACCGGCGGGCACCGTCGGCCTGATCCGCCAGAACCCGGTCGTGTTCGTGCTGCACGCTTCGCCGGACGCTCCGGCCGTCGACGTCTTCGTCGGGGGCACCGAAACCGAGCTGGTGGACGGTCTGTCCTTCGGCGAACTCTCTCCCCCGGTCCAGGTGCCCCCGGCGTCCTATTCCCTGGACGTCAAGGTCGCGGCCGGCGGCGCCCTGGCGGCCACCGTCGCGACGCCCGCCCTCGTGGCCGGCGAGCGCTACCTGGCCGTCGCGTCGGGTTTCGTGGCCGCGGAGGGGATCGAATTCACCCTGCTGGCCTACGCCGACGACTTCGGGAGCGCCGGGGATCCGCTGGTCCGGGTGGTCCACGCCTCGCCCGACGCGCCGGCCGTCGACGTGGGCGTCTGGAACGGCGCGACGCTGACCCCGGTCGGCGCCTTCACCGACCTGGCGTTCGGCGAGGCCTCGGCGCCGGCGGGCACGGCCCTGCCGGCCGCGGCCTTCACCATCGGCGTCGCCGCCACGGGCACCGGCACGCCCGCGGCCACCTTCGACCTCGCCCCGACGGCCGGGCTGCGCGCCTTCGCCGTGGCGGGCGGGTCGCTGGCCGGCACGGGCGAGTCCTTCCGACTGCTGCTGGTGGTGGCCTCCAGCTACCCGTGGCAGGTGCTCGAGGTGCTGCCGAACCCGTAACGCGGCGGCCGATCCACGAGAGGGCCGGACCCGTCGCGGGTCCGGCCCTCGACCTTTCCCAGCCGTTCGCCGCGCTCCGCGTCTTGCGCGCTTGCCGGTAGCCGTCGCCGTGATAAGCTGACCCCGATCCTGGAACGCACGACGAGCGCGTCCCCGCGGACGCCGGCGAAAGGCACGTCATGTCCCGTCTCACCCAGCGCCGCCCGACGAAGGCCGCGCAGCCCCCCGGCACCGTCGAGTACGTCGGGAAGCACAAGGTCGAGAACGTCGGGATCACGGTCCTCGACTACGGCCCCGCGAGCTGCCGGGAATCCACGCCCGGCACGCTCGCCGAGCTGCTCCCCCACCGCGACAGCGAGTCCGTCACCTGGATCGACATCGACGGGCTGCACGACACCGCGCTGCTGCAGGGCCTCGGGGCGCACTACGGTTTCCACCCGCTGGTCCTCGAGGACGTCGTCAACACCCACCAGCGCCCGAAGCTGGAGGACTACGGCGACTACCTGTACATCGTGGTGCGGATGCTGAGCTACGACGCCGAAAAGCGGGAGCTGGGCAGCGACCAGGTCAGCCTGCTGCTGGGGAAACGCTACGTGTTCTCGCTCCAGGAAAGCTGGGGCGACGTCTTCGACCCCGTGCGCGAGCGGATCCGCAACGGCAAGGGGCGCATCCGCGGTCACGGGCCGGACTACCTGGCCTACGCCCTGCTGGACGCGGTGGTCGACAACTACTTCGTGATCCTCGAGCAGCTGGGCGAGGAGATCGAGGAGCTGGAGACCCTGCTCGTCGAGAATCCCCGGCCGGAGCAGCAGCAGGCCGTCCACCAGCTGAAGCGCGAGATGATCCTGCTGCGCAAGAGCGTGTGGCCGCTGCGCGAGGTCCTCTCGGGCCTGGAACGCACGGAGTCGGAACTGCTGCAGACCGAGACCCGCGTCTTCGTCCGCGACGTCTACGACCACGCGGTCCAGGTCATCGACGTGGTCGAGTCGTTCCGCGACATGCTGTCGGGCCTGCAGGACCTGTACCTCTCGAGCATCAGCAACAAGATGAACGAAGTCATGAAGGTGCTGACGATCATCGGCACGATCTTCATCCCGATCACCTTCCTGGCGGGCGTCTACGGCATGAATTTCACCCACTTCCCGGAGCTGAACTGGAAGTGGGGCTACGCCGGCTTCTGGGCGGTCTCGCTGGCCGTCGGCGGCGTCATGCTGTCGTTCTTCCGGCGGCGCAAGTGGCTGTGACGACGGGCGCGTGCAACCCCGGCCCGCCGGCTGCGTCGGTAGCGCGCAACGTGCCCGCGCCGACGCCCCCGCAACCCGAGCTCTGGAGATCGACATGCGACGCCTGCTGCTGGTCCTGACGCTGATCGCCGCCCCGCTCACCGCCCTCGCCGGCCACGAGGCGGGCGCCCGCTTCGACGTGGGCGTTCCCCAGGGAGATTTCGCCGACAACCTGGAGGACCCCGGCTTCGGCCTGGTGGGCCACTACGCCTGGAGCCCCGCGCCGGCCTTCGCGGTGGGCGCGGGCCTGGGCTTCATGATCTACGGCAGCGAGACGCGCGTCGTCGAACTGCCGCTGGTCGAGGACGTGGACCTGACCACGACCAACAACCTGGCCGCCTTCCACCTCCTGATGCAGCTGCGGGCGCCGCGCGGCCCCGTGCGCCCCTACCTCGAGGGCCGCTTCGGCGGCCAGTACCTCTGGACGGAGTCGAAGCTCGAGGACCAGGGCCGCTGGGACGACGACGAGGTCGGCAAGGAAGTGAACTACGACGACTTCGCCCTGGTCTACGGCGGCGGCGGCGGCCTGCTGATCGGCCTGCGCTCGCCCCGGCCGACCGACCGGAAACCCTGGGCCATCGACCTGGACGTCAAGGCCCTGTGGCTGTCCGGCGAGAAGGCCCACTACCTGACCGAGGGCGACATCGACCTCGTCGGCGACCGGCCCGTCTTCGATCCCTCGGAGTCGGAGACCGACCTGCTGCACGTCGAGGTCGGCGTGAACATGCGCTTCTGAAACGAATCGAGCCGACGATGAAGATCAGGACCGCGCCGTCGACGACGGCGCTGATGCTGGCGCTGGCGACGGCGGGCTGCGGCGGGCGCGAGGCGCCGGTCGATCCCGCCCACCTCGCCGAGGTCGAGTCCCGGCACGCCGCGCGCATCGAGCGCCTGCGCGACGAAGCGGGATGGCTGACCCTCGTCGGCCTGCACCCCCTGCGCGACGGCGTCAACACGGTGGGCTCGGCCGAGGACGCGGGCGCGCGGCTGCCCGCGACGGCGCCGGCGCGCCTCGGCGTCGTCACCGCGGACGCGGCGGGCTTCGCCTTCGCGGCCGACCCCGACCTCGACCCCGGGGCCCGCGTCTACCAGCTCGTCGACGGCGACACCGTCGCGGTGACGTCCGTCGCCATGGCGCCGGACGTCCCCGGCCCGCCGACCGTGCTGCGCACGGGATCGCTGCTCTTCCAGGTCATCGTGCGCGGCGGCCGCGGCTTCCTGCGCGTGAAGGACCGCGAGAGCGAGGTCCGGCGCGGGTTCACGGGCATCGAGCGCTACCCGGTGGGCGGGCGCTGGCGCGTGACGGCCCGGCTCGAGCCCCACGACCCCCCGCGCGGGGTGATGGTGCCCGACGTGCTGGGCAACCTCGAGGAGTCGCCGAGCCCGGGGACCCTGGTGTTCGAGCTGGAGGGCCGCGAATGCCGGCTCACGCCGATGGGCGGTCCGGGCGAGGAGCTGTTCATCGTCTTCGCCGACGCGACCAGCGGCGACGAGACCTACGGCGGCGGCCGCTTCCTGTCGGCCGACCCGCCGCGCCCCGACGGGACCGTCGTGCTGGACTTCAACCTGGCGACCAACCCGCCCTGCGCCTTCACGCCGTACGCGACCTGCCCCCTGCCCCCGCAGGGCAACCGGTTGGCGGTGGCGGTGCGCGCCGGCGAGAAGTCCTGGGGGAGCCACTGACCCGGCCGCCGCCGCGTCGTTGCGCGTCGGGCGCCCGGCTGTATCATGCAACGAGGCTAACGGCACGCTCTCCGACCCAGCGAACGGAACACGCATGATCATCGCGGTCCTCAGCGACATCCACGCCAACCTCGAGGCGCTCGCCGCCGTCGTGGCCGACGCCCGCCGCGAAGGGGCCGGCCGTTTCGCCTGCCTCGGCGACGTCGTCGGCTACAACGCCGATCCGGTCGCCTGCGTCGATCTCGTGCGCGGGCTGCCCTGCCTGCCCTGCATCCGCGGCAACCACGACGAGATGGCCGCCGGCGACCGGCCCCTGCTGGGCATCAACCGCCAGGCCTTCGCCGCGATGACCTGGACCCGCCTCCAGCTCGACGAGGAACGCCGTGCCTGGCTCGGCGGCCTGCCGCTGCTCCACGAGGAGCCCGACGCCGCCTACGTCCACGCCTCCCTCCACGAACCGGCCGCCTGGCACTACGTGCACGACGCGCAGGAGGCCGCGGCCAGCTTCGCCGGCCAGTCGCCGCGCGTCTGCTTCATCGGCCACTCCCACCAGCCCGGCGGCTGGCGCGACGACGGCCACGGCGCGGCGCGGGGCCAGGGCGAGTCGTTCGAACTCGCCGCCGGCGAGCGCTGGCTGGTGAACGTCGGCAGCGTCGGCCAGCCCCGCGACCACGACCCCCGCGCCTCCTACGCCCTCTACGACGCCGACGGTGGCCGCGTGCACCTGCGCCGCGTCGCCTACGACATCGCGGCGGCCCAGGCCAAGATCCTGGCCGCCGGCCTGCCCGAACAGCTCGCCAAACGACTCGGCTGACCGGAGTCAGCGCTTCAAGCGATCGCGGTACCGGTCGCGGAACTTCTCGAGCTTGGGATCGATGACGATGCGGCAGTAGGGCTGCGACCGGTTGTTGGCGTAGTAGTCCTGGTGGTCGACCTCGGCGGGGATGAAGGCGTCCAGCAGCCCGATGCGCGTCACGGGGGGACGCGGGTAGAGGCCGGCCGCCGCGACCTCGCCCTTGACCCGCTCCGCCGTGCGCAGCTGGTCCTCGTCGTGGGCGAAGATCGCCGAGCGGTACTGCGGGCCCGTGTCGGCGCCCTGCCGGTCGGGGGTCGTGGGATCGTGGATCGTGAAGAAGACGGCCAGCAGTTCGGCGTAGGAGATGACCGCCGGGTCGAAGGACACCTGCACGACTTCGGCGTGGCCGGTGGTCCCGGTGCAGACTTCCCTGTAGGTCACGGGACCCGGGCCGCCGCCGGCGTAGCCGGAGACCACGCGGCTCACGCCCGCCAGTTCCTGGAACACGGCTTCGAGGCACCAGAAGCAGCCTCCGGCGAGGGTGGCGGTCTCGGTGCGCGGCGGGGCAACGGCGTCGGTCACGGCGGGACTCCTTGCGGGGATGAGGACCAGCGCGGCCGCGAGAGCGGCGGCAACGGCGTTTCGAGCTAACATGACGACTCCTCGTGATAGGGGCGAGGCACAGGATAATCACGGGCACGCCGGAGCCGCGACTGGCCCGCCCCTTGCAAACCGGTGGGATACCAGCCACCCGAGCCCGGAGCGACCGGACATGACGCAGGAGACCGGAGAGCTGACGACCGTCAGGGATCTGTTCCTGAACCGCGAACTGAGCCTACTGGAGTTCCAGCAGCGGGTGCTCGAGGAGGCCCGCGACCCGTCCAATCCCCTGCTGGAGCGCGTCAAGTTCCTGGCCATCCTGGGGTCGAATCTCGACGAGTTCTTCATGGTCCGGGCGGGCGGGCTGAGCATGCAGCAGCAGTCCGGGGTCGTGGATCTGTCGCTGGACGGGCTGACCCCGGCCACCCAGCTGGCGGCCATCCGCAAGCGGGCCTTCCAGCTCATGACCGAGGCCACCCGCCACCTGCACGAGGAACTGCTCCCCGAGCTGAAGCGGGCCGGCGTCCACATCCTCGACTACGCGGACCTCAACGAGAAGCAGCGCGGCCAGGTCGAGCGCTACTTCCAGCAGATCGTCTTCCCGGTGCTCACGCCCCTGGCCCACGACCCCGGCCATCCCTTCCCCCACATCTCCAACCTCAGCCTGAACATGGCCGTCATGGTGCGCAACCTCGACGGTGAGGTGCGCTTCGCCCGCGTGAAGGTGCCGGCCACGCTGCCGCGGCTGGTGCCCATCAAACGTTCCTCGGGCGGTTTGAAGCGTGACTGGACCGAGCCCCGCAACCACTACTTCGTGTGGATCGAACAGGTGATCGCCGCCCACCTGGGCGAGCTCTTCCACGGCATGGAGCTGCAGGAGGCCCACCCCTTCCGGGTGACCCGCAACGCGGACTTCGAGATCCAGGAGCTGGAGGCCAGCGATCTGCTGGAGACGATGGCCGCCAGCGTCAAGGAGCGGCAGTTCGGCGACGCGGTGCGCCTGGACGTCTCTCCGGAGATGCCGGCGGAGATCCGCGGCATCCTGACGCGCAACCTCGGGCTCGTGGATCGCGACGTCTACGTCCTGCCGCGCCCCCTCGGCCTGGCCGGCCTCGCTCAGGTCTACGACGTGGACCGCTACGACCTCAAGTTCCCCGCCTACACGCCGAGCGTGCCGGCGCCGCTGCGCGCCGATACGCGCGAGGGCGACATCTTCGCCGCGATCCGCCAGGGCGACCTGATGGTGCACCACCCCTACGACTCGTTCGAGCCCGTGGTGGAGTTCCTGGAAGCGGCCGCCCGCGACCCCCGGGTCATGGCCATCAAGCAGACGCTCTACCGCGTGGGGCGCGACTCGCCGGTGGTCAAGGCCCTGCTGAGGGCCCGCCGCGACCACCACAAGCAGGTGGCGGTGCTGGTGGAGCTGAAGGCCAGATTCGACGAGGACAGCAACATCGGCTGGGCGCGGATGCTCGAGCACGAGGGCGTTCACGTGACGTACGGCCTGCTGGGCCTCAAGACGCACTGCAAGGTGCTGCTGGTCGTGCGGCAGGAGGGCGACGACATCCGGCGCTACGTCCATCTGGGCACCGGCAACTACAACCACGCGACGGCCCGCGCCTACGAGGACCTCGGGATGTTCACCTGCGATCCCGAGATCGGCGCCGACGCCACCGACCTCTTCAACTACCTGACCGGCTACTCGGCGCAGAAGAACTACCGCCGGCTGATCGTGGCGCCGGTCAACATGCGCGAGCGCCTCGAGGAACTGCTGCGGCGCGAGATCGCCCACGCCCGCGCCGGCGCGAAGGCGCGGCTGGTGCTGAAGATGAACTCGCTGGTCGACCGCCGGATCATCCTGCTGCTCTACGAGGCTTCACGGGAGGGCGTGCAGATCGATCTGATCGTGCGCGGCGTCTGCAGCCTGCGGCCGGGCGTCGCCGGGCTGAGCGAGAACATCCGCGTCACGAGCATCGTCGGGCGCTTCCTCGAGCACAGCCGGATCTTCTTCTTCCGCAACGGCGGCGACGAGGAGATCTACGCGGGCAGCGCCGACCTCATGACCCGCAACATCGACCGGCGCGTGGAGGTGCTGTTCCCGGTGACCAGCCCGGCGCTGCGGCGCTACCTGCGCGACGACGTGCTCGGCGTCTACCTCGCCGACGACGTCTCCAGCCGCACCATGCTGCCCGGCGGCGGCTACACGCGCAACCGTCCCGCCGAGGGCGAGGAGCCGGTGCAGGTCCAGCGCCGCCTGCTGGAGAGCCGCGGCGGTCTCTGGCGCCGCTGATCCGGCATCAGAGCGGCAGATCCCGGTCCGCCAGGCCCAGGCAGGTCCCCACCGACCGCGCCGCGTGGAGCCAGGGATGCCCGGGCGGCACGGTCTTCTTGCGGCCGGCGACCTGGTCCAGGGGCACCGGCACGATCTCGCTCCCCCGCACCGCCGTCATCACGTTCACGACCCCTTCGGCCAGCAGGTCGGCGGCCTTCACGCCCAGGCGCGTGCACAGCAGGCGGTCGGTCGGGGTCGGCCCGCCGCCGCGCTGGACGTGGCCCAGCGCGGTGACGCGCGCGTCGGTCCCGGTCAGCATCTGGAGCTTGCGCGCGAGGCTGGTGGCCAGGGACTCGTGCACCAGGCGGCGGCCGTGCAGGTCGTCGTCCGCCTCGGGCGCGGCCGCTACCTTCGGCGCCCCGTTCTTGCGCGCCAGGCGCGCCGCGGCGTCCTGCTCGCGCGTGAGAGCCCCCTCGGCCACGACGATGATGGAGAAGCGCTTGCCGAAGCGGCGCTGCCGCTCCAGCAGGTAGTCCTTCACCACGTGCAGGTCGTAGGGGATCTCCGGGATGAGGATGACGTCGGCGCCGGCGGCCAGGCCAGCGCCGAGCGCCAGCCAGCCGGCGCTGTTGCCCATGACCTCCACCACGATGATGCGGTCGTGGCTGGTCGCGGTGGTGTGCAGACGGTCGATGGCCTCGGCGGCGATCGTCATGGCCGTGTCGAAGCCGAAGCTGACATCGGTGCCGAACACGTCGTTGTCGATGGTCTTGGGCAGCGTCAGCACGTCCAGGCCGCCGGCGCGCTGCAGGTGGTGGGCGTTCTTCTGGGTGCCGTTGCCGCCCAGGCAGACCAGGCACTCGATGCCGTGGCTGCGGGCGTTGGCCACCGCGACGGCGGTCATGTCCAGGACCTGGTCGCCCATCAGCATCTTGTTGGGCTTGTCGCGGCTGGTGCCGAGGATCGTGCCGCCGAGGGTCAGGACGTTGCTCAAGGACTGGGTATCGAGGCGCTGCACGCGGTTCTCCACGAGCCCGCGGAAGCCGTCGCGGACCCCGATCACCTCCATGCCGTAGCGCTGGATGGCGGCCTTGGTGATGCCGCGGATGGCGGCGTTGAGGCCGGGGCAGTCGCCGCCCGAGGTGAGGATGCCGAGGCAGCGGATCTGCGGGGGATTCCCGTTCATGTCGCGTCCCGTCCGGTCTGGGAAAGGCGGCGGCCGCCACCGGTCGTGGCGGCCGTCGGGCACATCATAGGAAGTTCGCGGGCGCGGGCAAGCGCCCTTTACCGGGCCAGCTTCGTGGCCAGCGCGACACCCTCTTCCACCGTGGCGATCCGGCCCGCGAGCTGCGCCTCGTAGCATTCGTCGAGGAGCGTCTTGAACCCCGGGCCGGGCGCGAGCCCGAGCCCGATCAGGTGGCGGCCGAGGACCAGCGGCTGCGGTGGCGCGTCGCGAACGTCCAGGGCCGCGGCGCGTTCCAGCAGCCAGTCGCCGGCCGGGAAGCCCGGTCCGGCGCCGTCGCCGCGGCCGAGGCGGTCGGCCCGGGCGACGCGCACCAGGCGGTCGATCCGGCCCACGCGGTGCGCGAGTCGTCGGATCGCGGCGTCGCCCGCCGCGGCGCGGTGCAGCTCGTAGGGACGGGAGTGCTCGCGCACCAGCGGCACGACCTGCTCGACGAGGTCGCGTTGCGGCGTCAGCCGCGCCAGCAAGGCGCGCGCGGGCGCCTCCCCGGCCTCGAGGTGCCCCGGCGAGCGCAGGCGCCCGTCGGCGAAGCGGGTCGTGGCCGGCTTGCCCAGGTCGTGGCAGAGCACGGCCAGCCCGACGATGAGGTCCTCGCGCTCGTCGCCCGTGCGCTCGGCAGCGAACGCGTCCAGGCAGAGTCCGGTGTGGATCCAGGCGTCCCCCTCGGGGTGCCACTCGGGATCCTGCGCGCAGCCGACGAGGGCCGCGAGTTCCGGGAAGTGGTCGAGCCAGCCGGTGTCGCGCAGGAACGCGAGGCCCAGGGACGGGCGCGCGCCCAGCAGCAGGAGCTTCCGCCACTCCTCGAAGATCCGCTCGCGGGCCAACCCCTCGGGATCCAGGCCGCGGCAGGCGGTCACGGTCTCCGGATCGGCGGTCAGCTCGAAACGCGCGACGAGCTGCATGCCGCGCAGCACGCGCAGCGGGTCCTCCGCGAAGCGCTCCGAGACCCGGCGCAGGACGCGCCGCTCCAGGTCGCCGCGGCCGCCCACCGGGTCGACGACCTCGCCGGTCAGCGGGTCGTAGGCGATGGCGTTGAGCGTGAAGTCGCGCCGCAGCGCGGCCTCCCGCGGCGTCAGGTCCGGATCGGACTGCACGAGGAACCCGCGGTGGCCCAGCCCCGCCTTCGACTCGCGGCGCGGCAGCGAGACGTCGACCGGCGCGCCGCGCAGCTTCAGCACGCCGAAGGCGCGGCCCGTGCGGTCCAGGTCGTGGCGCGACGACAGCAGCGATTCGAGCCGCTCGGGCTCCACCCCGTAGACCTCGAGGTCGTGGTCCACGGGCGCGCGCTCCAGCAGCGCGTCGCGGACGCAGCCGCCCACCAGCAGGGCGCGGCCGCCCTCGTCGCGCACGGCGCGGCAGACGTCCAGCACGACGTCGCGCACGCCATCATCGACCGGCTGCCAGCGCATGAACGTGTTCCTCCCTCGCGCCATCATCACCGCAACGGCGGCGGCTGGCAACAGCGCACGGCCGGAAAAGAACGAGGAGGGAAAAGACGAGGGCGGCCGCGCGGCCGCCCCCGTCCCGGACCCCCTCGATAGACCGAGGTCAGTACATCGCCTTGACGCTGCCCCACGCCGCGGTCGTCGCGGGGACGGCGCCGCAGTTCTGGATGATCGTCGCGGTGCCGCGCTCGGACGCGACGTACCAGTCGCCGTCGCCGGCGAACTGGTAGCGGTAGGTGTAGTGGTAGGCGCCCGCGGGCAGGTAGGTGGTCATCCACACCACGTACTCGTCGTTGTTGCCCACGTCCACGTTGTAGACGGCGGGCAGCCACAGCCAGCTGGCGTCCGGGGTCGAACCGACGGGGCCGAAGCCCAGCTCGGCGGTGATGCCCGCGCCTTGGCCCGGGGAATCGGTCACGCCGGACTTCCACACCTGGCCGAAGAACCCGGTGCCGGTGCAGGCCGGGTCGGTGGCCTCGAAGGGCCACTGCAGGTTGCCCCAGCCGATCGAGGAGGCGGAGGCGGCACCGGCGGCACCGACGAGCGCGATCACCATCAGGCCCATCGTTAACTTTTTGAACATCGTGTCCCCCATTCGGTGCGGGTATGTCGGAGTCTTAGCGGGCTGGTCCCGATGACCGCGGCTCGAACTCTGATACCAATTACAACATATTTTCATGAAACAGTCAAGAAACAAGCCTATTGTGCGAATAATTGCTATTTTAGACACCAGGAGACGTTTGGGTGGGCGACCGGCCATGGCCTATAATGGCAACCACTTCTGCCCCGGGAGGACCCCGTGCCCGCTCGTCGCCGTCCCTCGCGCCCCCGATCGTCGCCCGCCCGGTTCGCCGGTTGCCTGCTCCTGCTGCTGGGGCTTTCCCCGCTCGCCGCCCGGGCAGCCCCCGAGCCGCTGGCCGAATCGCTCGGGGCCGGCATCGTCCGCTTCCATGCCGACGCGGCGGCCCGCGACGCGGCCGCCCCCTCCCTGTCGATGATCGCGGTCCGGCCGTCGCCGGACGCCGCGCCGACGGTGCGCCCGGAGTTCTACCGCGTCGAAGGCCGCGCCGCCGCGCGCATCGCGATCCCCGCCGGCACCGATCTCTACGGCACCGGCGAGGTCTTCGGCCCCCTGCGCCGCAACGGGACCCGCACGGTCTGCTGGAACCACGACGCCTACGCCTACGGCGGCGACACGCCGCACCTGTACCAGTCGCACCCCTGGGTGCTGGCGGTGCGGCCGGACGGCACCGCCTTCGGCGTGCTGGCCGACACGAGCTGGCGCACGCTGATCGACCTGACGTCGGGCATCCTGTTCGTGGCCAACGGCCCGCGCTTCCCCGTGGTGGTCGTCGACCGCGAGTCGCCGCAGGCGGTGCTGCGCGGCCTGGCCGAGCTGTGCGGCACCATGGACCTGCCGCCCCTGTGGTCCCTGGGCTACCACCAGTGCCGCTACTCGTACACGCCCGACGACCGCGTGCGCGAGATCGCCCACGAATTCCGCGCGCGCGATCTCCCCTGCGACGTCGTCTGGCTGGACATCGACTACCTGGACGGCAACCGCTCCTTCACCTTCGACCCCGTCGCCTTCCCCGACCCCGCCCGGCTCGACGCCGACCTCGACGCCCTGGGCTTCCGCACCATCGCGATCATCGACCCGGGCATCAAGCGCGAGCAGGGCTACGCCGTCTTCGACTCGGGCGAGACGGTGGACGCCTGGGTCCGCACCTACGACGGCGCGCCGTACGTCGGCCGCGTCTGGCCCGGCGACTGCGTCTGGCCCGACTTCACCAACCGCCGTGTGCGCGCCTGGTGGGGCGGCCTGTACGCGGACTTCCTCGCGACGGGGATCGACGGCGTCTGGAACGACATGAACGAGCCCGCGGTCTTCAACGTGGACAGCAAGACCATGCCCGAGGACAACCTCCACCGCGCCGACGAGGATCTCGGCGGGACCGGTCCGCACGCCCGCTACCACAACGTCTACGGCATGCTCATGGCCCGCGCCACGCGCGAGGGCATGCTGGCCGCGCGCCCCGACCGGCGGCCCTTCGTGCTGACGCGCGCCAACTTCCT is part of the bacterium genome and harbors:
- a CDS encoding glycoside hydrolase family 31 protein, translated to MPARRRPSRPRSSPARFAGCLLLLLGLSPLAARAAPEPLAESLGAGIVRFHADAAARDAAAPSLSMIAVRPSPDAAPTVRPEFYRVEGRAAARIAIPAGTDLYGTGEVFGPLRRNGTRTVCWNHDAYAYGGDTPHLYQSHPWVLAVRPDGTAFGVLADTSWRTLIDLTSGILFVANGPRFPVVVVDRESPQAVLRGLAELCGTMDLPPLWSLGYHQCRYSYTPDDRVREIAHEFRARDLPCDVVWLDIDYLDGNRSFTFDPVAFPDPARLDADLDALGFRTIAIIDPGIKREQGYAVFDSGETVDAWVRTYDGAPYVGRVWPGDCVWPDFTNRRVRAWWGGLYADFLATGIDGVWNDMNEPAVFNVDSKTMPEDNLHRADEDLGGTGPHARYHNVYGMLMARATREGMLAARPDRRPFVLTRANFLGGHRYAATWTGDNVASWRHLDASLAMVLNLGLSGQPFAGPDIGGFEGRGDGALYARWMGFGALLPFARGHTGKGNIDKEPWAFGPEVEATCRRALQGRMRLMPHLYTLMREAATTGLPAWRPLFFADPADPRLRDVDDAALIGDDLMIVVDTSSGAGGPAPALPSGDWREVTRHVFGEAGDPDLPRLYLRDGAVLALAAPAAHTDAAAGPVTLLVNPDRQGRASCVVYRDGGEGFAYRDGEFGLSRITAVVRGPHVDLSCRALDGRW